Proteins from a single region of Sneathiella aquimaris:
- a CDS encoding DUF1330 domain-containing protein, protein MPKAYWIAHVTVTDPDPYQLYATGASEAFKKFNARVLARGGPAEQLEGEGRPRNVVIEFDSMEQALACYHSEDYQRAKAHRKDAGIAEIVIVEGA, encoded by the coding sequence ATGCCAAAAGCTTATTGGATCGCACATGTCACAGTCACTGACCCGGACCCTTATCAATTATATGCAACTGGTGCGTCCGAAGCCTTTAAGAAATTTAATGCCCGTGTGCTCGCCCGTGGCGGTCCGGCGGAGCAGCTGGAAGGGGAGGGGCGCCCACGGAATGTCGTGATTGAATTTGACAGTATGGAGCAGGCGCTTGCCTGCTATCATTCGGAAGATTATCAGCGTGCAAAAGCCCATCGTAAAGATGCCGGGATTGCCGAAATCGTCATCGTCGAAGGTGCCTGA
- a CDS encoding ArgE/DapE family deacylase, translated as MIPTETKKKIITAVDSLFDQQIDFLQDLTRHPSTRGNEQSAQHFMADTLRARGYEIDQWNVNVDDIAHLPGFSPVIGDYEDAINVVATHHSREKTGKSLILNGHIDVVPVGPLDMWDRPPFDPYIKNGWMYGRGVADMKAGIASNLFALDALTSLGLAPAADVYFQTVVEEECTGNGALACLQRGYTADAALIPEPLGETLTSAQIGVIWLQVHLKGRPVHVLEAGSGANAIEAAIPLISALHRLEERWNRAENRHPAYAAHNHPLNLNIGKIEGGDWASSVPAWCVFDVRMAIFPGQDIERAKKDLEETLLSAANESDFLKKNKPDIIYHGFQAEGYSLADHDNENTPLAISALENAHQFVTGKELPFVPTTATTDARFFGLYADTPALVYGPNSDAIHGFNERVELESMRRITQSTALFIADWCGLEETDPTLPKF; from the coding sequence ATGATCCCCACAGAAACCAAGAAAAAAATCATTACAGCCGTCGACAGCCTCTTTGACCAGCAGATTGATTTTCTGCAAGACCTTACCCGGCACCCTTCAACCCGTGGCAACGAACAATCTGCTCAACATTTCATGGCAGACACCCTGCGAGCCCGAGGGTATGAAATAGATCAGTGGAATGTAAATGTTGACGATATCGCTCATCTTCCCGGCTTCTCACCGGTGATCGGAGATTATGAAGACGCCATCAATGTTGTGGCCACCCATCATTCTCGCGAAAAAACCGGCAAATCACTTATTCTGAATGGCCATATTGACGTCGTTCCTGTTGGTCCGCTCGATATGTGGGACCGCCCTCCGTTTGATCCTTACATTAAGAACGGCTGGATGTACGGCCGCGGGGTTGCGGATATGAAAGCAGGCATCGCTTCAAATCTTTTTGCTCTGGACGCTCTCACTTCACTTGGTCTCGCTCCCGCCGCAGACGTCTATTTTCAAACAGTTGTTGAAGAAGAATGCACAGGCAATGGCGCGCTTGCCTGCCTCCAACGCGGCTACACGGCAGATGCGGCACTCATTCCAGAGCCACTAGGGGAAACACTTACCAGCGCCCAGATCGGCGTTATCTGGCTTCAGGTCCATCTCAAAGGACGCCCCGTCCACGTTCTGGAAGCAGGGTCAGGCGCCAATGCAATCGAAGCTGCGATCCCCCTCATTTCTGCGTTGCACCGATTGGAAGAACGCTGGAACCGGGCTGAAAACAGACATCCAGCCTATGCCGCCCACAATCATCCTCTTAATCTGAATATTGGGAAAATTGAAGGCGGTGACTGGGCAAGCTCTGTGCCCGCATGGTGTGTCTTCGATGTTCGCATGGCTATCTTCCCGGGCCAGGATATCGAGCGTGCCAAAAAAGACCTTGAAGAGACCCTATTGTCGGCGGCGAACGAAAGTGATTTTCTTAAAAAGAACAAACCCGACATAATTTATCACGGGTTTCAGGCAGAAGGATACTCGCTGGCTGATCACGACAACGAAAATACCCCTCTTGCCATATCCGCGCTTGAAAACGCTCATCAATTTGTGACTGGAAAAGAACTTCCTTTTGTACCAACAACAGCAACAACAGATGCCCGCTTTTTTGGCCTCTATGCGGATACACCTGCCCTTGTCTACGGCCCGAACAGTGATGCCATCCACGGCTTCAACGAACGGGTGGAGCTGGAAAGCATGCGACGCATTACGCAGTCGACAGCGTTGTTTATTGCCGACTGGTGCGGACTGGAAGAAACCGACCCGACTTTGCCAAAATTTTGA
- the urtA gene encoding urea ABC transporter substrate-binding protein, which yields MSFKLSRFATTLAIGASLLTATVAKADDETIKVGVLHSLSGTMAISETTLKDAMLMLIEEQNKKGGVLGKKLEPVVVDPASNWPLFAEKARELIDVNKVSAVFGAWTSVSRKSVLPVFEELNSILFYPVQYEGEESQRNVFYTGAAPNQQAIPAVDYLMKEEAVERWVLAGTDYVYPRTTNKILEAYLQAKGVAKEDIMISYTPFGHSDWQTIVSDIKSFGSAGKKTAVVSTINGDANVPFYKELGNQGIKAEDIPVVAFSVGEEELAGLDTSPLVGHLAAWNYFQSVDADINAEFVTAWRAYTKNPQRVTNDPMEAHFIGFNMWVKAVEKAGTTDADAVIDAMIGIAVPNLSGGYSAMMPNHHITKPVLIGEIQEDGQFEIVYETPGLVPGDAWSDFLPDSAKLISDWRAPMSCGNFNTETKLCGGKGTN from the coding sequence GTGTCATTCAAACTGTCTCGCTTCGCGACAACCCTAGCAATCGGCGCTAGCCTGCTCACAGCTACTGTGGCCAAAGCCGACGATGAAACTATCAAGGTCGGCGTCCTCCATTCTTTGTCCGGGACCATGGCCATCTCAGAAACCACGCTAAAAGATGCCATGCTGATGCTCATCGAAGAGCAGAACAAAAAAGGCGGCGTTTTAGGCAAGAAACTGGAACCTGTTGTTGTCGATCCGGCTTCCAACTGGCCACTTTTTGCAGAGAAGGCGCGTGAACTTATCGATGTGAATAAAGTATCTGCCGTCTTCGGTGCCTGGACTTCTGTATCCAGAAAATCAGTTCTTCCAGTTTTTGAAGAATTAAACTCCATTCTGTTTTACCCTGTACAATACGAGGGTGAAGAATCTCAACGCAATGTGTTCTACACAGGCGCGGCGCCTAACCAGCAGGCAATCCCAGCTGTTGATTACCTGATGAAAGAAGAAGCTGTAGAACGGTGGGTACTGGCCGGTACAGACTATGTCTATCCAAGAACGACCAACAAAATCCTCGAAGCCTATCTACAGGCCAAAGGAGTCGCAAAAGAAGACATTATGATCAGCTATACACCGTTTGGTCATTCAGATTGGCAGACAATTGTATCTGACATCAAATCATTCGGTTCTGCTGGCAAGAAAACGGCTGTCGTTTCAACCATCAACGGGGACGCCAACGTTCCTTTCTATAAAGAACTTGGAAACCAGGGCATTAAAGCAGAAGACATTCCGGTTGTTGCGTTTTCGGTAGGTGAAGAAGAGCTTGCCGGTCTGGACACAAGCCCACTGGTCGGTCATCTGGCAGCCTGGAACTATTTCCAGTCAGTGGACGCCGATATCAACGCAGAATTCGTAACAGCCTGGAGAGCCTACACGAAAAATCCACAGCGGGTTACAAATGATCCAATGGAAGCCCATTTCATCGGCTTCAATATGTGGGTAAAAGCGGTTGAGAAAGCCGGCACAACAGATGCGGACGCTGTCATCGACGCCATGATCGGCATTGCGGTTCCAAATCTGTCCGGTGGTTATTCTGCCATGATGCCAAATCACCACATCACGAAACCCGTCCTGATCGGCGAAATCCAGGAAGATGGACAGTTTGAAATTGTCTACGAAACTCCTGGTCTGGTTCCTGGCGATGCATGGTCCGATTTTCTACCAGACTCAGCCAAGCTGATTTCAGACTGGCGCGCACCAATGTCTTGCGGAAACTTCAATACAGAAACCAAACTTTGCGGCGGTAAAGGGACTAACTAA
- the urtB gene encoding urea ABC transporter permease subunit UrtB, whose product MLNLRILIVAIALTFCSSISAIAHHDDLNAHITALAKGGLKDRAKQVDHLLKTGDPKIIPVLEHLADGTLFMQKADRAVVLTEKNGKKYTTTDPLTGERKTDITKGALKKIKTNNSLRRKINEGLNLFSLSSADPAVRLDAAQSLLKTRTETALAFINVSVEKETVEEVKTAMENVQAVLRLSIGKDTAERLAALETIAQMGGREALPILAQISDDPNPYIVARAAKIEATILKELKLWDSLQNVWYGLSLGSVLLLASIGLAITFGVMGVINMAHGEMVMIGAYSAYVAQQVVLALSPTLVGYSLVLALPLAFLTAGTIGFVMERGIIRFLYGRPLETLLATWGVSLFLQQTVRTVFGPTNQEVANPDWMSGALAVGEISLTWNRIWILLFAAAVFAFLFFLLKKTRMGLQMRAVTQNRSMASSMGIKTPWVDAFTFALGSGIAGIAGVALSQIGNVSPNLGQTYIIDSFMVVVFGGVGNLWGTLIGALSLGIANKFIEPFSGAVLAKIMVLTFIILFIQKRPRGLFALKGRAVEQ is encoded by the coding sequence ATGTTGAACCTGCGCATCCTGATTGTGGCCATTGCACTGACTTTTTGTTCATCGATATCCGCCATCGCCCATCATGACGACCTGAACGCTCACATCACCGCTTTAGCGAAAGGCGGATTGAAAGATCGGGCCAAACAGGTGGATCATCTTCTCAAAACCGGTGACCCGAAAATCATCCCGGTCCTTGAGCATTTGGCCGACGGCACACTTTTCATGCAAAAGGCAGATCGCGCGGTTGTCCTGACCGAAAAAAACGGCAAAAAATACACGACAACTGATCCGCTGACAGGTGAACGCAAAACCGATATAACCAAAGGGGCCCTCAAGAAAATCAAGACGAATAACAGCCTGCGCCGCAAGATCAACGAAGGGTTGAACCTGTTTTCGCTCTCTAGCGCAGACCCGGCGGTTCGTTTGGATGCGGCCCAATCTCTTTTAAAAACACGAACCGAAACGGCACTGGCTTTTATTAATGTCAGCGTCGAAAAAGAAACAGTCGAAGAAGTAAAAACGGCGATGGAAAACGTTCAGGCGGTACTGCGACTGTCGATCGGTAAAGACACCGCTGAACGCCTTGCAGCCCTTGAAACAATTGCACAAATGGGCGGGCGCGAAGCACTGCCAATTCTGGCACAGATTTCTGATGACCCCAATCCGTACATTGTCGCCCGCGCCGCCAAAATCGAAGCCACCATCTTAAAAGAACTCAAACTTTGGGACAGCCTGCAAAATGTTTGGTATGGCCTGTCGCTGGGCTCGGTCCTGCTTCTCGCCTCCATCGGCCTTGCCATTACCTTTGGCGTCATGGGCGTTATCAATATGGCTCATGGTGAAATGGTCATGATCGGGGCGTATTCAGCCTATGTCGCCCAACAGGTGGTTCTTGCCCTTTCTCCCACTCTGGTCGGTTACTCACTTGTTCTGGCATTACCGCTGGCATTTCTGACGGCAGGGACCATCGGTTTCGTCATGGAACGCGGCATTATCCGTTTTCTTTACGGACGCCCGCTGGAAACCCTGCTCGCTACCTGGGGGGTCTCCTTGTTTCTTCAGCAAACCGTCAGAACCGTATTTGGACCAACCAATCAGGAGGTCGCCAATCCCGACTGGATGTCTGGTGCGCTTGCGGTGGGCGAAATCTCACTGACCTGGAACAGGATCTGGATCCTGCTCTTTGCCGCGGCTGTTTTTGCTTTTCTGTTTTTCCTTCTCAAAAAGACCCGAATGGGGCTTCAGATGCGCGCCGTTACCCAAAACCGCAGCATGGCCTCCTCGATGGGAATTAAAACACCGTGGGTGGACGCCTTCACCTTTGCACTGGGCTCCGGTATTGCCGGCATTGCAGGCGTCGCCTTATCGCAGATCGGAAATGTGTCCCCCAACCTTGGGCAAACCTACATCATCGACAGTTTCATGGTTGTTGTTTTTGGAGGCGTCGGAAACCTTTGGGGAACTTTAATCGGCGCCCTATCCCTCGGCATTGCCAATAAATTCATCGAACCATTTTCCGGCGCAGTCCTTGCAAAAATCATGGTTCTGACATTCATCATCTTATTTATCCAAAAACGTCCTCGCGGATTGTTTGCGCTTAAAGGGCGGGCGGTAGAACAATGA
- the urtC gene encoding urea ABC transporter permease subunit UrtC: MISGFLFRKMDQRIIWVASILGLLAILAPVLNLMTDPQSLWHLPDYMISLAGKYLTYALLALALDLVWGYCGILSLGHGAFFALGGYAMGMYLMRQIGTRGVYGDPILPDFMVFLNWSELPWYWYGFDQFWFAGLMVFAVPGLLAFVFGWFAFRSRVTGVYLSIITQALTYALLLAFFRNDMGFGGNNGLTDFKDILGFTLQNSGTRAALFSASAIALSLCLLLCSAIIRSRFGKVLIAVRDAESRTRFLGYRVENVKLFVFVLSAMMAGLAGALYVPQVGIINPGEFAPANSIEVVIWTAIGGRGTLIGPILGAITVNLGKSWFTAALPDYWLFVLGALFIAVTLFLPKGLMGLFNKISTMIRQNTFTNTHPLIPAPSEQGGEKTK, encoded by the coding sequence ATGATTTCTGGTTTTCTTTTCCGTAAAATGGATCAGCGCATTATCTGGGTCGCCAGCATTCTCGGCTTGCTGGCCATTCTGGCCCCTGTCCTGAACCTGATGACCGACCCGCAGAGCCTGTGGCACCTGCCTGATTACATGATTTCCCTTGCCGGAAAGTACCTGACCTATGCTCTGCTGGCACTCGCCCTCGATCTTGTTTGGGGTTATTGCGGTATTCTCTCGCTTGGGCATGGCGCTTTCTTTGCCCTTGGCGGATATGCCATGGGTATGTATCTGATGCGTCAAATCGGAACCCGGGGTGTTTACGGCGATCCTATCCTTCCTGACTTTATGGTATTTCTAAACTGGTCAGAATTACCTTGGTACTGGTACGGATTTGATCAGTTCTGGTTTGCTGGTCTTATGGTGTTTGCCGTTCCGGGATTGCTGGCATTTGTTTTCGGCTGGTTTGCCTTTCGCTCTCGCGTTACCGGTGTTTATCTATCAATCATTACACAAGCCCTGACCTATGCGCTTCTGCTGGCCTTTTTCAGAAATGATATGGGGTTTGGCGGCAATAACGGCCTGACAGATTTTAAAGATATTCTTGGATTCACCTTGCAAAATTCCGGCACCCGTGCGGCCCTGTTCTCCGCGTCTGCAATCGCCCTGTCGCTTTGCCTTCTTTTATGTTCAGCGATCATTCGTTCGCGATTTGGAAAGGTCCTGATCGCCGTACGCGATGCGGAATCCCGAACGCGGTTTTTGGGCTATCGGGTCGAAAATGTGAAACTGTTCGTCTTTGTGCTCTCTGCCATGATGGCGGGACTGGCAGGGGCGCTTTACGTCCCGCAAGTCGGCATCATTAATCCCGGCGAGTTCGCTCCCGCCAACTCAATTGAAGTTGTAATCTGGACGGCGATCGGCGGCCGCGGAACCCTTATTGGTCCCATCCTTGGGGCGATAACCGTTAATTTAGGCAAAAGCTGGTTTACCGCCGCCCTGCCTGATTACTGGCTATTTGTCCTTGGGGCGCTTTTTATTGCCGTCACTCTTTTCCTACCTAAAGGCCTTATGGGGCTCTTCAACAAGATTTCAACAATGATACGGCAAAACACCTTTACCAACACCCACCCTTTGATACCCGCCCCTTCTGAACAGGGAGGAGAGAAAACAAAATGA
- the urtD gene encoding urea ABC transporter ATP-binding protein UrtD, whose product MTSVSSSLLYLDDVHVAFDGFKAINGLSLVIEPGEMRAIIGPNGAGKTTMLDIITGKTRPDTGDVLFEGEIDLTEKDETEIAQAGIGRKFQKPTVFEGQTVRENLELSLAGNRNILASILYQENTEDHDRVTSILETIRLLERQNDLAADLSHGQKQWLEIGMLLAQDPKLLLVDEPVAGMTDAETVETAKLLRNIAKTRSVIVVEHDMGFIRDLGVKVTVLAEGSVLAEGSLDHVSAHPAVIESYLGR is encoded by the coding sequence ATGACTTCTGTTTCTTCAAGCCTGCTCTATCTGGATGATGTTCATGTGGCCTTCGATGGGTTCAAGGCGATTAACGGCTTATCGCTGGTGATCGAACCCGGTGAAATGCGGGCGATCATTGGCCCCAACGGTGCAGGCAAAACCACCATGCTGGATATCATCACCGGAAAAACCCGCCCTGACACCGGCGACGTTTTATTCGAGGGTGAAATCGACCTGACAGAGAAAGACGAAACCGAAATCGCACAGGCGGGGATCGGCCGAAAATTTCAGAAACCGACAGTTTTCGAAGGTCAAACTGTGCGCGAAAACCTGGAATTGTCCCTCGCTGGCAACCGAAATATTCTGGCCTCAATTCTCTATCAGGAAAATACAGAAGATCATGATCGGGTGACCAGCATTCTGGAAACAATCCGCTTGCTTGAGCGCCAAAACGATCTTGCCGCCGACCTTTCTCATGGCCAGAAACAATGGCTTGAAATTGGCATGTTGCTAGCTCAGGACCCCAAGCTTCTACTGGTCGATGAGCCGGTCGCCGGGATGACAGACGCCGAAACGGTCGAAACCGCGAAACTTCTCAGAAATATTGCCAAAACACGATCTGTCATTGTTGTCGAGCACGATATGGGCTTCATTCGCGATCTGGGTGTCAAAGTGACAGTTCTCGCGGAAGGATCCGTTCTGGCAGAAGGATCCCTGGATCATGTCAGTGCCCATCCTGCCGTCATTGAAAGTTACCTAGGAAGATAA
- the urtE gene encoding urea ABC transporter ATP-binding subunit UrtE, which produces MSALSIEAVDLHYGAAQVLRNISFSAEAARITCILGRNGVGKTSLLRAITGQHPVSKGDIRIQGDIVTKTAPYNRAKKGIAYVPQGREIFPQLTVRENLETAFAQLARRDRFIDEEVYHLFPVLKDMLSRRGGDLSGGQQQQLAIARAMTTRPSILVLDEPTEGIQPSIIKDIGRAIQYLRDEKGMAILLVEQYLDFCRELADTVHIMDRGEITHSGPSTDLDRDDVRRYLTV; this is translated from the coding sequence ATGAGCGCCTTGTCAATTGAAGCGGTAGATTTGCACTACGGTGCGGCACAGGTCCTTCGGAACATTTCCTTTTCGGCAGAAGCTGCCAGAATCACCTGTATCCTTGGACGCAATGGTGTTGGAAAAACATCGTTGCTAAGAGCCATTACCGGTCAGCATCCTGTTTCCAAGGGAGACATTCGAATTCAAGGGGATATTGTGACCAAAACGGCCCCTTATAATCGGGCAAAAAAAGGAATTGCCTATGTCCCGCAGGGCCGCGAAATCTTCCCGCAATTGACCGTCCGGGAAAATCTGGAAACAGCTTTTGCCCAGCTGGCCCGACGCGATCGGTTTATCGACGAAGAGGTCTATCATCTTTTCCCTGTTCTCAAGGATATGCTGAGCCGAAGGGGAGGCGACTTATCGGGCGGGCAACAACAACAGCTTGCCATCGCCCGGGCGATGACAACCCGTCCGTCAATCCTGGTTCTGGACGAGCCGACGGAAGGCATTCAGCCCTCGATCATCAAGGATATTGGCCGCGCCATCCAGTATCTAAGAGATGAGAAGGGAATGGCAATATTGTTGGTCGAACAGTATCTTGATTTTTGCCGGGAACTGGCTGACACTGTGCATATTATGGACCGCGGGGAAATCACTCATTCGGGTCCCTCAACAGATCTGGATCGGGACGATGTACGCCGCTATCTCACCGTCTGA
- a CDS encoding urease accessory protein UreD → MYAAISPSDRLRTPHQRTDGSGRIRFKISPSGKTVLDHLYQRGAAKIRLPKTYTKHSKEAVLINSSGGLTGGDLLDWQISAGEDCYGVISSQACEKIYKSTGDTAVVKTTISVAENARVDWLPQETILFDRAKLSRDLIVDLATNARFLGVEASVLGRAAMGEQVRSLSFGDQWRLYREGVLVHADNVRLSGDMTVHVKNPAVLGGDRCFATLVYCGPEDLDQLKHLASEIRDSSTAQSFGVSAFNGKIVARLTAPDSLLLRRALIPILQILRPSEALPRVWTT, encoded by the coding sequence ATGTACGCCGCTATCTCACCGTCTGATAGACTAAGAACGCCCCACCAGCGGACAGATGGTTCCGGTCGGATACGGTTTAAAATATCGCCTTCGGGTAAAACCGTTCTCGATCACCTGTATCAACGCGGCGCGGCCAAAATCAGACTACCCAAGACCTACACCAAGCACAGCAAAGAAGCCGTATTGATTAACAGTTCCGGTGGGTTGACCGGCGGTGATCTACTTGACTGGCAGATAAGCGCCGGAGAAGACTGTTATGGTGTCATTTCAAGTCAGGCCTGCGAGAAAATTTATAAATCGACCGGTGATACCGCCGTCGTCAAAACCACAATTTCGGTTGCTGAAAATGCGCGCGTTGACTGGTTGCCACAAGAAACAATCCTTTTTGATCGGGCGAAACTAAGCCGTGATCTGATTGTCGATCTTGCAACGAACGCACGCTTTCTTGGCGTGGAAGCATCTGTCCTTGGGCGCGCCGCGATGGGCGAGCAGGTCCGGTCACTTTCATTTGGCGATCAATGGCGCCTTTATCGAGAGGGTGTGCTGGTCCACGCCGACAATGTCCGCCTTTCAGGCGACATGACCGTTCATGTTAAAAACCCCGCTGTTCTTGGCGGTGACCGATGTTTTGCAACACTTGTTTATTGCGGGCCGGAGGATTTGGATCAATTAAAGCATCTGGCATCAGAGATCCGGGACAGCAGTACCGCTCAAAGTTTCGGTGTCAGCGCTTTTAACGGCAAAATTGTTGCGCGCCTAACTGCACCAGACAGCCTGTTGCTCCGCCGCGCCCTCATTCCGATCCTTCAAATATTAAGACCCTCGGAGGCACTTCCAAGGGTCTGGACGACATAA
- a CDS encoding urease subunit gamma has translation MNLTPREKDKLLIAMAANVARRRLERGVILNHPEAIALISDFIVEGARDGKTVAELMEEGAHILTRDQVMEGIPEMIHDIQVEATFPDGVKLVTVHEPIR, from the coding sequence ATGAACCTGACACCAAGAGAGAAAGACAAGCTTCTCATTGCCATGGCTGCAAATGTTGCGCGGCGCCGATTGGAACGCGGGGTAATTCTCAACCATCCAGAGGCAATTGCCCTGATCTCGGACTTTATCGTTGAAGGTGCCAGAGATGGGAAAACGGTTGCCGAGCTTATGGAAGAAGGGGCCCATATCCTGACCCGTGATCAGGTGATGGAGGGGATCCCTGAAATGATCCACGACATTCAAGTCGAGGCGACATTTCCAGATGGGGTGAAACTTGTCACTGTCCATGAACCCATTCGATAG
- a CDS encoding urease subunit beta, translating to MIPGEIITKDGNIELNAGLDVTEISVSNTGDRPIQVGSHYHFYETNPALEFDRPNARGKRLDIAAGTAVRFEPGQTRLVTLIPLSGNRVIHGFRGEVEGKL from the coding sequence ATGATCCCCGGCGAAATAATTACCAAAGACGGCAATATCGAATTGAATGCCGGTCTGGACGTTACAGAAATTTCTGTCTCAAATACAGGCGACCGCCCCATTCAAGTGGGCTCGCATTATCATTTTTACGAAACCAACCCCGCGCTTGAATTCGATCGCCCGAACGCTCGCGGAAAACGGCTTGATATTGCAGCGGGCACGGCGGTTCGTTTCGAACCGGGACAAACCCGACTTGTGACACTCATTCCCCTGTCCGGCAATCGTGTTATTCATGGTTTTCGCGGCGAAGTTGAAGGGAAACTCTAA
- the ureC gene encoding urease subunit alpha, giving the protein MANSISRASYADMFGPTTGDKIRLADTELFIEVEKDYTRYGEEVKFGGGKVIRDGMGQSQVSRADGAVDTVITNALVVDHTGIFKADIGLKDGLIKAIGKAGNPDTQSGVDIIIGPGTEVIAGEGKILTAGGMDAHIHFICPQQIEEALMSGITTMLGGGTGPAHGTLATTCTPGPWHIARMIEAADAFPMNLAFAGKGNATRPEALVEMLKGGAAALKLHEDWGTTPAAINNCLAVADEHDVQVMIHTDTLNESGFVESTVKAFDNRTIHAFHTEGAGGGHAPDIIKICGMPNVIPSSTNPTRPYTANTVAEHLDMLMVCHHLDSNIPEDIAFAESRIRKETIAAEDILHDIGAFSIISSDSQAMGRVGEVLIRTWQTADKMKRQRGPLAEETGDNDNFRVRRYISKYTINPAIAQGLSAHIGSIEVGKRADLVLWNPAFFGVKPDMILLGGTIAAAPMGDPNASIPTPQPVHYRPMFGSFGRSLTNSSVTFVSKAALEDGLHGKLGTQKAMLAVENTRSGISKASMIHNDATPDITVDPETYEVTADGEILTCEPAETVPMSQRYFLF; this is encoded by the coding sequence ATGGCAAATTCAATTTCACGGGCAAGCTATGCGGACATGTTCGGACCGACCACCGGCGACAAGATCCGGCTTGCCGATACAGAACTCTTCATTGAAGTTGAAAAAGACTACACTCGATATGGCGAAGAAGTAAAATTTGGCGGCGGAAAAGTTATTCGGGACGGCATGGGGCAAAGTCAGGTTTCCCGGGCAGACGGTGCTGTGGATACTGTCATTACAAACGCTCTTGTTGTCGATCACACTGGTATCTTTAAAGCCGATATCGGGCTGAAAGACGGTCTGATCAAAGCCATTGGCAAAGCCGGAAACCCCGACACCCAATCCGGCGTTGATATCATCATTGGGCCCGGAACTGAGGTCATCGCAGGCGAAGGGAAAATCCTGACCGCCGGTGGCATGGACGCGCATATTCACTTTATTTGTCCCCAGCAAATAGAAGAAGCCCTGATGTCTGGAATTACTACCATGTTAGGCGGCGGCACCGGCCCCGCCCATGGTACTCTTGCGACAACCTGCACACCCGGTCCCTGGCATATTGCCCGCATGATAGAAGCCGCGGACGCCTTTCCCATGAACCTGGCATTTGCCGGCAAAGGAAATGCCACACGGCCGGAAGCCCTTGTGGAAATGCTGAAAGGCGGGGCCGCAGCCCTTAAATTGCATGAAGATTGGGGGACAACACCCGCGGCCATTAACAACTGTCTTGCGGTTGCCGATGAACATGATGTTCAAGTCATGATCCATACCGATACGCTGAACGAGTCCGGTTTTGTGGAAAGCACCGTAAAAGCATTTGATAATCGGACCATCCACGCCTTTCACACCGAAGGGGCAGGCGGCGGTCACGCACCGGACATCATCAAGATCTGCGGCATGCCCAATGTGATCCCATCCTCGACAAACCCGACCCGCCCTTACACGGCCAATACGGTTGCCGAGCATCTGGATATGCTGATGGTGTGCCATCATCTGGATTCCAATATTCCCGAAGACATAGCCTTTGCTGAAAGCCGGATCAGAAAAGAAACCATTGCAGCAGAAGACATTCTGCATGACATCGGGGCATTTTCGATCATTTCATCTGACAGTCAGGCAATGGGCCGGGTTGGTGAAGTTCTTATTCGAACCTGGCAAACGGCCGATAAAATGAAACGGCAACGAGGGCCCCTTGCCGAAGAAACCGGCGACAACGATAATTTCAGGGTCAGGCGGTATATCTCCAAATATACGATCAATCCGGCAATTGCACAGGGTCTGTCGGCTCATATCGGCTCCATTGAAGTTGGGAAACGGGCGGATCTTGTGCTTTGGAACCCTGCATTTTTTGGCGTAAAACCAGATATGATTTTGCTTGGCGGAACGATTGCGGCGGCCCCTATGGGGGACCCGAACGCCTCAATCCCAACACCGCAGCCTGTTCACTACCGGCCAATGTTTGGCTCATTTGGTAGATCGCTGACCAACAGTTCCGTAACTTTCGTATCGAAAGCCGCCTTGGAAGATGGATTGCACGGAAAGCTGGGAACACAAAAGGCGATGCTCGCCGTTGAAAATACCCGCTCCGGTATTTCCAAGGCCAGCATGATCCATAATGACGCAACCCCGGACATCACGGTTGACCCTGAAACCTATGAAGTGACCGCCGACGGAGAAATCCTGACCTGTGAACCTGCAGAAACGGTCCCTATGTCCCAACGCTATTTCCTATTTTAA